DNA sequence from the Luteibaculum oceani genome:
TCTATGTTGTAAAAAGTATTGCGGGATCTGTGGCTGGATATGCCTCTTTTCCAGGTGGACCAGATGCCGAGGATGGAATTGTAGTACAAAACAACTTTTTTGGACGCTCGGGCACGGCCGCGGGAAGTACAGGTAGAACTACCACACACGAGGTTGGACATTGGCTTGGGCTTTATCATACTTTCCAGAATGGATGCGATGGCGATCCGTGTACTGGTGGGGATTATGTTTGCGATACACCCCCTCAGTCCGAACCTAATTACGAATGCATCGACTTAAACACCTGTTCTAACGACGATCCAGATGTAATGGATCAGAAGGAGAATTACATGAATTACACTCCGGGAAGCTGCCAGAACATGTTTACAGCTGGACAGGCGGCTCGTATTCATGGTACCCTTGATAGTTTGAGGACATATATTTGGTCATACGAGAACCTGCTAACCACTGGCTGTGATCCAAATTATCAAGAGCCAACAAGCTGTCCATTAGTAGCAGATTTTACCGTGGTTAATACGGCTCTTTGCGTTGGAAATAGTGTGGATTTTATAGAGAAAAGTCAAAACAATCCGGTGGCATGGTCTTGGTATTTTGAAGGGGGGAGCCCAAGTACCTCATCGGAGCAAAACCCCCAAGTAACATACACTGAAGCTGGTGAATACGATGTTAAATTAGTAATCGAAGATGCTTTGGGCAATAAGGATAGTATTATCCAAACCGATTATATCAAAGTAAGCGAACCCGGAATTGGTGCCGATTTACCATTCTTCGAGGATATGGAGTCTGGAAATTATCCGCCCGCGAGTTTAGAATTGGTTAATCACGATGGTGGAATCACCTGGGAACTTGATTCAAATGCCGCGTTTTCCGGTAGATATTCCCTGCGGATTAACAACCTAATCAATACCAATTATGGGTCGGCAGACGAACTTATTTTGCCACCATTAAACTTGGCTTCGGCAACGAGTACGCCCTTGCTGAGAATAAAGTATGCTTATGCGAAATCCGATGAAACCTATTCGGATGAGCTGCTGGTTTTACTGTCAACAGATTGCGGAGCTTCTTTTGAGCAAGTGATGTATAAGACCCAAGAGTCGCTCGCTACAGCTCCTACTACAACAGACTATTTTATACCAGATTCCTCGCAATGGGACGAAACCGGCGTTTTACTATGGAAATACCGAAACGAGGAGCACG
Encoded proteins:
- a CDS encoding M43 family zinc metalloprotease is translated as MKKSILLISFLNFCFLGMLIGQQAEPCGFDAVVAKQIPFEIENTIQEAALKRLSNATLKSHDTLRTIPVVVHVFHTGGAGNISESQVASAINVLNEDFQKLDGTAGYGEGVNTLVQFKLAKIDPNGNCTNGIIRINSTLANHQSYQRGLLKDVSAWDNKKYLNIYVVKSIAGSVAGYASFPGGPDAEDGIVVQNNFFGRSGTAAGSTGRTTTHEVGHWLGLYHTFQNGCDGDPCTGGDYVCDTPPQSEPNYECIDLNTCSNDDPDVMDQKENYMNYTPGSCQNMFTAGQAARIHGTLDSLRTYIWSYENLLTTGCDPNYQEPTSCPLVADFTVVNTALCVGNSVDFIEKSQNNPVAWSWYFEGGSPSTSSEQNPQVTYTEAGEYDVKLVIEDALGNKDSIIQTDYIKVSEPGIGADLPFFEDMESGNYPPASLELVNHDGGITWELDSNAAFSGRYSLRINNLINTNYGSADELILPPLNLASATSTPLLRIKYAYAKSDETYSDELLVLLSTDCGASFEQVMYKTQESLATAPTTTDYFIPDSSQWDETGVLLWKYRNEEHVILKIVNVTDGGNNLYIDDIFVGDKNSDPTGVTELASEIESAQVYPNPNKGEATLDYRLKRASEVSVVIQDVQGRVIFSEYKGLLQAGAYSEKLELNNLNAGVYFVQIHASTGVITLKMYVR